A stretch of Brassica napus cultivar Da-Ae chromosome C6, Da-Ae, whole genome shotgun sequence DNA encodes these proteins:
- the LOC106410376 gene encoding protein FATTY ACID EXPORT 1, chloroplastic isoform X1 — MATKISHLACFSTTTNRQFRFQTRSFPCLRYRHLSFVVRSVDGDSSETPASLSYTSEVSKPFVEKTSKKPYSSVDETATIKEIITETVEEHVDTAQPKRAAKIHDFCFGIPYEDTLSGGLVMSGGLLGFAFSRNLTSLSNGVLYGGGLLALSTLSLKIWRQGKSSFPYILGQAVLSAVVFWKNFTAYSMTKKLFPAGIFAVVSAAMLCFYSYVVLSGGNPPPKKLKPSTSPSH, encoded by the exons ATGGCGACGAAAATCTCTCACCTTGCTtgtttctccaccaccaccaatcGCCAATTCCGCTTCCAGACCCGATCGTTCCCATGCCTTAGGTATCGCCACTTG TCTTTTGTAGTTAGAAGCGTTGATGGGGATAGCTCAGAAACACCTGCTTCCCTGAGCTACACATCTGAGGTTTCTAAACCTTTTGTTGAGAAAACATCGAAGAAGCCGTATTCCTCAGTGGATGAAACTGCTACCATTAAGGAGATTATCACCGAGACAGTAGAGGAACATGTTGACACGGCACAGCCAAAAAGGGCGGCAAAGATCCACGACTTCTGTTTCGGCATTCCTTATG AGGACACTTTGTCAGGTGGCCTCGTTATGAGTGGAGGGTTGCTTGGATTTGCGTTTTCACGGAACCTTACAAGTTTAAGTAATGGGGTCCTCTATGGTGGTGGCCTTCTTGCTCTTAGTACATTGAGCTTAAAGATTTGGCGTCAGGGAAAATCTAGTTTCCCTTATATACTTGGTCAAGCAG TGCTTTCAGCTGTCGTCTTCTGGAAGAACTTCACAGCTTATTCTATG ACTAAGAAGCTGTTTCCTGCTGGGATTTTTGCTGTCGTCAG TGCTGCCATGCTGTGTTTCTATTCGTATGTGGTTCTCTCTGGAGGAAACCCACCCCCAAAGAAATTGAAACCATCTACTAGCCCTTCACACTGA
- the LOC106410376 gene encoding protein FATTY ACID EXPORT 1, chloroplastic isoform X2, with protein MATKISHLACFSTTTNRQFRFQTRSFPCLRYRHLSFVVRSVDGDSSETPASLSYTSEVSKPFVEKTSKKPYSSVDETATIKEIITETVEEHVDTAQPKRAAKIHDFCFGIPYGGLVMSGGLLGFAFSRNLTSLSNGVLYGGGLLALSTLSLKIWRQGKSSFPYILGQAVLSAVVFWKNFTAYSMTKKLFPAGIFAVVSAAMLCFYSYVVLSGGNPPPKKLKPSTSPSH; from the exons ATGGCGACGAAAATCTCTCACCTTGCTtgtttctccaccaccaccaatcGCCAATTCCGCTTCCAGACCCGATCGTTCCCATGCCTTAGGTATCGCCACTTG TCTTTTGTAGTTAGAAGCGTTGATGGGGATAGCTCAGAAACACCTGCTTCCCTGAGCTACACATCTGAGGTTTCTAAACCTTTTGTTGAGAAAACATCGAAGAAGCCGTATTCCTCAGTGGATGAAACTGCTACCATTAAGGAGATTATCACCGAGACAGTAGAGGAACATGTTGACACGGCACAGCCAAAAAGGGCGGCAAAGATCCACGACTTCTGTTTCGGCATTCCTTATG GTGGCCTCGTTATGAGTGGAGGGTTGCTTGGATTTGCGTTTTCACGGAACCTTACAAGTTTAAGTAATGGGGTCCTCTATGGTGGTGGCCTTCTTGCTCTTAGTACATTGAGCTTAAAGATTTGGCGTCAGGGAAAATCTAGTTTCCCTTATATACTTGGTCAAGCAG TGCTTTCAGCTGTCGTCTTCTGGAAGAACTTCACAGCTTATTCTATG ACTAAGAAGCTGTTTCCTGCTGGGATTTTTGCTGTCGTCAG TGCTGCCATGCTGTGTTTCTATTCGTATGTGGTTCTCTCTGGAGGAAACCCACCCCCAAAGAAATTGAAACCATCTACTAGCCCTTCACACTGA
- the BNACNNG07480D gene encoding uncharacterized protein BNACNNG07480D encodes MAAEDQLPETLKPFFHRATEAQERLARLEAALASTKTDVPDAELVEKITQMQSKLEEANKTVKQEKDKVEKLTSENEKQRYRILHLVRALEHADEKLEKLSK; translated from the exons ATGGCGGCGGAGGATCAGCTACCGGAGACATTGAAACCCTTCTTTCACAGAGCCACCGAAGCTCAG GAACGATTAGCTAGGCTTGAAGCTGCTCTTGCCTCCACCAAGACAG ATGTTCCAGATGCGGAACTTGTGGAAAAGATCACTCAAATGCAGTCCAAACTCGAAGAAGCTAACAAGACGGTGAAGCAAGAAAAGGATAAG GTGGAGAAACTTACCTCTGAAAACGAGAAGCAACGGTACCGTATCTTGCATCTTGTCCGCGCACTCGAGCATGCTGATGAGAAGCTTGAGAAACTCTCTAAATGA
- the LOC106410375 gene encoding putative calcium-transporting ATPase 11, plasma membrane-type isoform X2: MKEKIRVAFYVQKAALQFIDAGTRREYKLTDEVRQAGFHVEADELASMVRNHDTRSLTKSGGAEGIAQKLSVSLTEGVRSNDLDIREKIYGANRYAEKPARSFLTFVWEALQDVTLIILMVCAVVSIGVGVATEGFPKGMYDGTGILLSIILVVMVTAISDYRQSLQFRDLDREKKKINIQVTRDGNRQEVSIDDLVVGDVVHLSIGDRVPADGVFISGYNLEIDESSLSGESEPSHVNKEKPFLLSGTKVQNGSAKMLVTTVGMRTEWGKLMETLSEGGEDETPLQVKLNGVATIIGKIGLGFAVLTFVVLCVRFVIGKAAAGGISEWSSEDALTLLDYFAIAVTIIVVAVPEGLPLAVTLSLAFAMKQLMKDRALVRHLAACETMGSSTCICTDKTGTLTTNHMVVNKVWICENIKERQEENFELNLSEQVKNILVQAIFQNTGSEVVKDKEGKTQILGSPTERAILEFGLLLGGDVETQRREHKILKIEPFNSNKKKMSVLTSHSGGKVRAFCKGASEIVLRMCEKVVDSSGKSVPLSEEKIAVVSEVIEGFASEALRTLCLVYTDLDEAPSGDLPDGGYTLVAVVGIKDPVRPGVREAVQTCQNAGITVRMVTGDNISTAKAIAKECGILTAGGVAIEGSQFRNLPPHEMRAILPKIQVMARSLPLDKHTLVNNLRKIGEVVAVTGDGTNDAPALHESDIGLAMGIAGTEVAKENADVIIMDDNFATIVNVARWGRAVYINIQKFVQFQLTVNVVALIINFVSACITGSAPLTAVQLLWVNMIMDTLGALALATEPPNEGLMKRQPIGRTASFITRAMWRNIIGQSIYQLIVLGILNSYGKQILDLNGPDSTAVLNTIIFNSFVFCQVFNEVNSREIEKINVFAGMFSSWVFVAVMTATIGFQLIIVELLGAFASTVPLSWQHWLLCIVIGSISMILAVGLKCIPVESNSHHDGYELLPSGPSDSA, translated from the exons ATGAAG GAAAAGATACGGGTTGCGTTCTATGTTCAAAAGGCAGCTCTTCAGTTCATTGATG ctggTACACGTCGTGAATATAAACTCACTGATGAGGTCAGACAAGCGGGATTTCACGTGGAAGCTGATGAACTTGCTTCCATGGTTCGAAACCACGACACAAGGAGCCTCACTAAAAGCGGAGGAGCTGAAGGAATCGCTCAGAAACTATCCGTATCACTCACTGAAGGTGTCCGTTCAAATGATCTAGACATCAGAGAAAAAATCTACGGAGCAAATCGATACGCTGAGAAACCAGCCAGATCATTCTTAACATTCGTTTGGGAAGCACTTCAAGACGTGACTCTCATCATCCTTATGGTCTGCGCTGTGGTATCGATAGGAGTGGGAGTAGCCACAGAGGGGTTTCCAAAGGGAATGTACGATGGAACAGGAATCTTGCTAAGTATAATCTTGGTGGTTATGGTCACTGCTATCAGCGACTACAGACAGTCTCTCCAGTTCAGAGATTTggatagagagaagaagaaaatcaatATTCAAGTCACAAGAGATGGGAATAGACAAGAGGTCTCTATCGATGACTTGGTTGTTGGAGATGTGGTTCATCTATCTATTGGTGATCGAGTTCCAGCTGATGGGGTTTTCATATCCGGATACAATCTGGAGATTGACGAGTCAAGCTTATCCGGAGAGAGTGAGCCATCACATGTCAACAAAGAGAAGCCGTTTTTGCTTTCAGGAACCAAAGTTCAAAACGGGTCTGCGAAGATGCTGGTGACGACCGTTGGTATGAGGACTGAGTGGGGGAAGTTGATGGAGACTTTAAGTGAAGGTGGAGAGGATGAGACTCCTCTTCAGGTGAAGCTAAACGGAGTTGCTACGATCATAGGTAAGATTGGTTTGGGGTTTGCGGTGCTGACGTTTGTGGTGTTGTGCGTAAGGTTTGTGATAGGGAAAGCTGCTGCTGGTGGGATCAGTGAGTGGTCTTCTGAAGATGCATTGACGCTGCTTGACTACTTTGCTATCGCTGTAACCATCATAGTCGTTGCTGTACCCGAAGGTTTACCTTTGGCTGTGACGTTAAGTCTGGCGTTTGCTATGAAGCAGTTGATGAAGGACAGGGCGCTCGTGAGGCATCTGGCTGCTTGTGAGACGATGGGCTCTTCTACCTGCATTTGCACTGATAAGACCGGGACGTTAACGACTAACCACATGGTTGTCAATAAAGTTTGGATATGTGAAAATATCAAGGAAAGGCAGGAGGAGAACTTTGAGTTGAACCTATCTGAACAAGTTAAGAACATCCTTGTACAGGCCATTTTTCAGAACACTGGTTCTGAGGTTgtgaaggataaggaaggaaagACTCAGATTCTTGGATCACCTACTGAAAGAGCTATACTAGAGTTTGGTTTGCTTTTGGGCGGTGACGTTGAGACTCAACGCAGAGAACATAAGATACTTAAGATAGAGCCTTTTAACtcaaacaagaagaagatgtctGTTCTTACATCTCACTCCGGTGGCAAGGTACGCGCCTTCTGCAAAGGTGCATCTGAGATTGTCCTGAGAATGTGTGAAAAGGTTGTGGATTCAAGCGGCAAATCTGTTCCTCTATCTGAAGAGAAGATTGCGGTCGTCTCTGAAGTCATAGAGGGGTTTGCTTCAGAGGCGTTGAGGACTCTCTGCTTGGTTTACACAGATCTTGATGAAGCTCCTAGTGGTGATCTTCCTGATGGTGGCTACACGTTGGTTGCGGTTGTTGGAATCAAGGATCCGGTTCGTCCAGGTGTTAGAGAAGCTGTACAAACTTGCCAAAACGCTGGAATCACTGTTCGTATGGTCACTGGTGATAACATAAGCACGGCTAAAGCTATTGCAAAGGAATGTGGGATTCTTACAGCAGGAGGTGTGGCTATAGAAGGTTCACAGTTTCGTAACTTGCCTCCACATGAAATGAGAGCCATTTTACCCAAAATTCAGGTGATGGCTCGGTCTTTGCCGTTGGATAAGCATACACTGGTCAACAATTTGAGGAAAATTGGAGAGGTGGTTGCGGTGACTGGAGATGGAACCAATGATGCACCTGCGTTGCATGAGTCTGACATTGGACTTGCCATGGGAATAGCTGGAACTGAG GTTGCGAAAGAGAATGCTGATGTGATCATAATGGACGACAACTTTGCAACGATTGTGAACGTGGCGAGATGGGGACGTGCTGTGTATATAAACATCCAGAAGTTTGTTCAGTTCCAGCTTACTGTTAATGTCGTTGCGCTGATCATCAACTTTGTATCTGCTTGCATCACTG GATCTGCACCACTCACAGCGGTGCAGTTGCTTTGGGTGAACATGATCATGGACACACTCGGTGCATTGGCGCTAGCGACCGAACCTCCAAACGAAGGTTTAATGAAACGTCAACCAATAGGTAGAACCGCAAGCTTCATCACCAGAGCCATGTGGAGAAACATCATTGGTCAAAGCATTTACCAGCTAATCGTCCTCGGCATTCTCAACTCTTATGGGAAGCAAATACTCGATCTCAACGGTCCGGATTCAACAGCTGTTCTCAACACCATCATCTTCAATTCCTTCGTCTTTTGCCAG GTGTTTAACGAGGTGAACAGCCGAGAGATAGAGAAGATAAACGTGTTTGCAGGAATGTTCAGCAGTTGGGTGTTTGTTGCTGTGATGACTGCAACAATTGGGTTCCAACTGATCATTGTTGAGTTGCTTGGTGCATTTGCAAGCACTGTTCCTTTGAGCTGGCAACATTGGCTTCTCTGCATTGTGATTGGTTCCATAAGCATGATTCTAGCCGTTGGTCTTAAATGCATACCTGTTGAGTCCAACAGTCATCATGATGGCTATGAGCTGCTTCCTTCTGGTCCATCTGACTCTGCCTGA
- the LOC106410375 gene encoding putative calcium-transporting ATPase 11, plasma membrane-type isoform X1: MSNLLKDFQVEAKNPSLEARQRWRSSVSIVKNRARRFRMISNLEKLAENEKKRCQIQEKIRVAFYVQKAALQFIDAGTRREYKLTDEVRQAGFHVEADELASMVRNHDTRSLTKSGGAEGIAQKLSVSLTEGVRSNDLDIREKIYGANRYAEKPARSFLTFVWEALQDVTLIILMVCAVVSIGVGVATEGFPKGMYDGTGILLSIILVVMVTAISDYRQSLQFRDLDREKKKINIQVTRDGNRQEVSIDDLVVGDVVHLSIGDRVPADGVFISGYNLEIDESSLSGESEPSHVNKEKPFLLSGTKVQNGSAKMLVTTVGMRTEWGKLMETLSEGGEDETPLQVKLNGVATIIGKIGLGFAVLTFVVLCVRFVIGKAAAGGISEWSSEDALTLLDYFAIAVTIIVVAVPEGLPLAVTLSLAFAMKQLMKDRALVRHLAACETMGSSTCICTDKTGTLTTNHMVVNKVWICENIKERQEENFELNLSEQVKNILVQAIFQNTGSEVVKDKEGKTQILGSPTERAILEFGLLLGGDVETQRREHKILKIEPFNSNKKKMSVLTSHSGGKVRAFCKGASEIVLRMCEKVVDSSGKSVPLSEEKIAVVSEVIEGFASEALRTLCLVYTDLDEAPSGDLPDGGYTLVAVVGIKDPVRPGVREAVQTCQNAGITVRMVTGDNISTAKAIAKECGILTAGGVAIEGSQFRNLPPHEMRAILPKIQVMARSLPLDKHTLVNNLRKIGEVVAVTGDGTNDAPALHESDIGLAMGIAGTEVAKENADVIIMDDNFATIVNVARWGRAVYINIQKFVQFQLTVNVVALIINFVSACITGSAPLTAVQLLWVNMIMDTLGALALATEPPNEGLMKRQPIGRTASFITRAMWRNIIGQSIYQLIVLGILNSYGKQILDLNGPDSTAVLNTIIFNSFVFCQVFNEVNSREIEKINVFAGMFSSWVFVAVMTATIGFQLIIVELLGAFASTVPLSWQHWLLCIVIGSISMILAVGLKCIPVESNSHHDGYELLPSGPSDSA; the protein is encoded by the exons ATGTCTAATCTCCTCAAAGATTTTCAGGTCGAGGCCAAGAACCCGTCGTTGGAGGCTCGCCAGCGATGGAGATCATCAGTCTCCATCGTCAAAAATCGAGCTCGTCGTTTCCGTATGATCAGCAATCTCGAGAAGCTCGCTGAGAATGAGAAGAAGAGATGTCAGATCCAG GAAAAGATACGGGTTGCGTTCTATGTTCAAAAGGCAGCTCTTCAGTTCATTGATG ctggTACACGTCGTGAATATAAACTCACTGATGAGGTCAGACAAGCGGGATTTCACGTGGAAGCTGATGAACTTGCTTCCATGGTTCGAAACCACGACACAAGGAGCCTCACTAAAAGCGGAGGAGCTGAAGGAATCGCTCAGAAACTATCCGTATCACTCACTGAAGGTGTCCGTTCAAATGATCTAGACATCAGAGAAAAAATCTACGGAGCAAATCGATACGCTGAGAAACCAGCCAGATCATTCTTAACATTCGTTTGGGAAGCACTTCAAGACGTGACTCTCATCATCCTTATGGTCTGCGCTGTGGTATCGATAGGAGTGGGAGTAGCCACAGAGGGGTTTCCAAAGGGAATGTACGATGGAACAGGAATCTTGCTAAGTATAATCTTGGTGGTTATGGTCACTGCTATCAGCGACTACAGACAGTCTCTCCAGTTCAGAGATTTggatagagagaagaagaaaatcaatATTCAAGTCACAAGAGATGGGAATAGACAAGAGGTCTCTATCGATGACTTGGTTGTTGGAGATGTGGTTCATCTATCTATTGGTGATCGAGTTCCAGCTGATGGGGTTTTCATATCCGGATACAATCTGGAGATTGACGAGTCAAGCTTATCCGGAGAGAGTGAGCCATCACATGTCAACAAAGAGAAGCCGTTTTTGCTTTCAGGAACCAAAGTTCAAAACGGGTCTGCGAAGATGCTGGTGACGACCGTTGGTATGAGGACTGAGTGGGGGAAGTTGATGGAGACTTTAAGTGAAGGTGGAGAGGATGAGACTCCTCTTCAGGTGAAGCTAAACGGAGTTGCTACGATCATAGGTAAGATTGGTTTGGGGTTTGCGGTGCTGACGTTTGTGGTGTTGTGCGTAAGGTTTGTGATAGGGAAAGCTGCTGCTGGTGGGATCAGTGAGTGGTCTTCTGAAGATGCATTGACGCTGCTTGACTACTTTGCTATCGCTGTAACCATCATAGTCGTTGCTGTACCCGAAGGTTTACCTTTGGCTGTGACGTTAAGTCTGGCGTTTGCTATGAAGCAGTTGATGAAGGACAGGGCGCTCGTGAGGCATCTGGCTGCTTGTGAGACGATGGGCTCTTCTACCTGCATTTGCACTGATAAGACCGGGACGTTAACGACTAACCACATGGTTGTCAATAAAGTTTGGATATGTGAAAATATCAAGGAAAGGCAGGAGGAGAACTTTGAGTTGAACCTATCTGAACAAGTTAAGAACATCCTTGTACAGGCCATTTTTCAGAACACTGGTTCTGAGGTTgtgaaggataaggaaggaaagACTCAGATTCTTGGATCACCTACTGAAAGAGCTATACTAGAGTTTGGTTTGCTTTTGGGCGGTGACGTTGAGACTCAACGCAGAGAACATAAGATACTTAAGATAGAGCCTTTTAACtcaaacaagaagaagatgtctGTTCTTACATCTCACTCCGGTGGCAAGGTACGCGCCTTCTGCAAAGGTGCATCTGAGATTGTCCTGAGAATGTGTGAAAAGGTTGTGGATTCAAGCGGCAAATCTGTTCCTCTATCTGAAGAGAAGATTGCGGTCGTCTCTGAAGTCATAGAGGGGTTTGCTTCAGAGGCGTTGAGGACTCTCTGCTTGGTTTACACAGATCTTGATGAAGCTCCTAGTGGTGATCTTCCTGATGGTGGCTACACGTTGGTTGCGGTTGTTGGAATCAAGGATCCGGTTCGTCCAGGTGTTAGAGAAGCTGTACAAACTTGCCAAAACGCTGGAATCACTGTTCGTATGGTCACTGGTGATAACATAAGCACGGCTAAAGCTATTGCAAAGGAATGTGGGATTCTTACAGCAGGAGGTGTGGCTATAGAAGGTTCACAGTTTCGTAACTTGCCTCCACATGAAATGAGAGCCATTTTACCCAAAATTCAGGTGATGGCTCGGTCTTTGCCGTTGGATAAGCATACACTGGTCAACAATTTGAGGAAAATTGGAGAGGTGGTTGCGGTGACTGGAGATGGAACCAATGATGCACCTGCGTTGCATGAGTCTGACATTGGACTTGCCATGGGAATAGCTGGAACTGAG GTTGCGAAAGAGAATGCTGATGTGATCATAATGGACGACAACTTTGCAACGATTGTGAACGTGGCGAGATGGGGACGTGCTGTGTATATAAACATCCAGAAGTTTGTTCAGTTCCAGCTTACTGTTAATGTCGTTGCGCTGATCATCAACTTTGTATCTGCTTGCATCACTG GATCTGCACCACTCACAGCGGTGCAGTTGCTTTGGGTGAACATGATCATGGACACACTCGGTGCATTGGCGCTAGCGACCGAACCTCCAAACGAAGGTTTAATGAAACGTCAACCAATAGGTAGAACCGCAAGCTTCATCACCAGAGCCATGTGGAGAAACATCATTGGTCAAAGCATTTACCAGCTAATCGTCCTCGGCATTCTCAACTCTTATGGGAAGCAAATACTCGATCTCAACGGTCCGGATTCAACAGCTGTTCTCAACACCATCATCTTCAATTCCTTCGTCTTTTGCCAG GTGTTTAACGAGGTGAACAGCCGAGAGATAGAGAAGATAAACGTGTTTGCAGGAATGTTCAGCAGTTGGGTGTTTGTTGCTGTGATGACTGCAACAATTGGGTTCCAACTGATCATTGTTGAGTTGCTTGGTGCATTTGCAAGCACTGTTCCTTTGAGCTGGCAACATTGGCTTCTCTGCATTGTGATTGGTTCCATAAGCATGATTCTAGCCGTTGGTCTTAAATGCATACCTGTTGAGTCCAACAGTCATCATGATGGCTATGAGCTGCTTCCTTCTGGTCCATCTGACTCTGCCTGA